The Aeromicrobium tamlense nucleotide sequence CCGATGATCGTCAACGCCGACTCCGCCACCGTGCGCGTCGCCGAGATCCTCAAGCAGCAGTGGTCCGAGGTCGGCGTCAACGTCGACATCCAGCCGCTCGAGGTCGTCCAGGGCACGAGCGACTACTTCAACGACCGCAAGACGCCCGCCTACCTGTCGCAGTGGACGGGTCGCCCCGACCCGGCCATGACGTACCGCCTGCTGTTCTCGGCCGACGGCTACTTCAACACGTCGGACCAGTGGACCCCGGGTCTCGAGGCCGCGCTGGAGAAGGCCGACGAGTCCACCGAGCCCGCCGAGCGCAAGCCCGGCCTCGACGAGGCCGCCGAGGCGGTCTTCGCCGACACGTCGTTCTTCCCGCTCGTGTTCGGCAACTCCATCGTCGGTCTGAGCGACGACGTCAAGGGCTTCGAGGGCAACCTGCTCGGCAAGCCGAAGTTCATCGGGGTCACCCTCGGCTGAGCCGAGGACATCAAGGAGGTGACGGTCATGCCCTTGCTCGAGGTCGAAGGACTCCAGGTCCATTTCGGTCGTGACGACATCCGCGTCCAAGCCCTGCACGACGTCGATCTGACGATCGAACAGGGCGAGATCGTGGGACTGGTCGGCGAGAGCGGAAGTGGCAAGACCGTCACCTCCCTGGCCCTGATGGGCCTGCTCGACCCCAAGACCGCCCACATCACGGGGCGGGCGGTCCTGGACGGCAAGCCGCTGTGGGACGAGGACGGGAAGCGGCGCACCCCGCGCAGCGACGTCCCCATGGCGATGGTGTTCCAGGAGCCCATGACGGCGCTGGACCCCGTCTTCACGGTCGGGAGCCAGCTCATGGAGACCCTGCGGATCCGCCGCGGGATGGCCAAGTCGGCCGCCCGGGCCGAGGCGCTCTCGCTGCTCGACGCAGTGGGCATCTCGGACCCCAAGGCGCGCCTGCGCGCCTACCCGCACGAGCTGTCCGGCGGCATGCGCCAGCGCGTGATGATCGCGATCGCGCTGGCGTGCGACCCGAAGCTGCTCATCGCCGACGAGCCCACCACGGCCGTCGACGTCACGATCCAGGCCCAGCTGCTGGACCTGATCAAGTCGCTCGCGAAGGAGCGCGGCATGTCCGTGCTCTTCGTGACGCACGACCTCGGGGTCGTCTCCGAGACGTGCGACCGGATGATCACGATGTACGCCGGCCGGATCGTCGAGCGCGGTCCGGTCGACCAGGTGCTCAAGTCGCCCGGCCACCCCTACACGGCGGGCCTGCTCGCCGCGCTGCCCTCGACGGAGTCGCGCGGCGGGCGCCTGGCCACGATTCCCGGACGTGTCCCTCCGCCCGGGGAGCGTGTCGAGGGCTGCGTGTTCCGGCCGCGGTGCCCGTACGCCCGCGAGGAGTGCACGCAGCCGCAGGAGCTCATTCCCCTGACCGACCTGCGCGAGGTGCGCTGCATCCGTTCCCCCGAGCTCGACTTCGAAGGAGTCGCCTCATGACCACACCACTGCTGTCCCTCGAGGACGTCTCGGTCCGGTTCCCCGTGGGCCGCCGGCGTCACGTCACCGCCGTCGACGGCGTGACGCTGGAGCTGCGGGAGGGCGAGACGCTCGGCCTCATCGGCGAGAGCGGCTCGGGCAAGTCCACCGTGGCGCGCGCCGCGATGGGCCTCGTGCCGATCAGCGGCGGCACGGTGCGCTGGCGCGGCGAGGACGTCTCGACGTACAACGCCAAGCAGCGCCGGGCGTTCTCGGAGTCGGTGCAGATGGTCTTCCAGGACCCGCACAGCGCGCTCGACCCGCGCCGCACGATCCTGCAGAGCGTGCGCGAGCCGATGGACGTCATGGGCCGCGGCGACAAGAAGGACCGCGAGCAGGTCGCCGCGAAGGCCCTCGATGACGTCGGCCTGCCGTCGCAGATGCTCAAGCGCTACCCGCACCAGCTGAGCGGCGGCCAGAAGCAGCGCGCGAACATCGCGCGCGCCCTGGTCACCGATCCCAAGGTGCTCGTGTGCGACGAGTCCGTCGCCGCCCTCGACGTGGCCCTGCAGGCCGAGATCCTCAACCTGCTGCAGGACCTGAAGGCCGAGTACGAGCTCACCGTCCTGTTCATCAGCCACGACCTGTCGGTGGTCAGCTACCTGGCCGACCGCATCAACGTCATGTACCTGGGCAACATCGTCGAGAACGCCTCGACCGAGTCGCTCGTGGGCCAGGCGCTGCACCCCTACAGCGAGGCGCTGCTCTCGGCCCAGCCGCTCGTGCACGACTCGTCGGTCGGGCGCCGCATCACGCTGCAGGGCGACATCCCCAGCCCGCTCAACCCGCCGCCGGGCTGCCGCTTCAACACGCGCTGCCAGTTCGCGCAGGACCGCTGCCGCGAGACCAAGCCCGACCTGCTGCCGGTGCTGCCCGGTCACTCGTCGGCCTGCCTGCGCGTGGACGAGCTCTACGGCGAGCGCATCGGGAAGACGGTGTCGGCATGAGGATCCTGCGCGTGGTGGGCACCTGTCTCCTCTCGGCGATCCCCACCCTCATCCTGGCGACCCTGATCGTCTTCATGCTCCAGCGGCTCATCCCCGGCGACCCCGCCGTGGCGATCGCCGGCGAGTACGCGACCCCCGAGAACCTCGAGCGCATCCGCCAGGACCTCGGCCTCGACCAGTCGCTCATCACGCAGTACCTGACGTGGATCGGCGGCGCCTTCACCGGCGACCTCGGCACCTCGTACCAGACCGGCGAGTCGATCTCGGCGCTCGTGATGCAGCGACTGCCGCTGACCCTGATCCTCACGACGATGGCGCTCTTCGTGGCCGTCGCGGTCGGCCTGCCGTCGGGCGTCTGGGCCGCGCAGAAGGTCGACACGACCTTCGACCGCTTCCTCACCACCGGCGCCACGTTCGGCATCGCGATCCCGAACTTCTGGCTCGGCATGATGCTCATCATCGTCTTCGCGCTGAACCTGGGGTGGTTCCCCGGCCCGGGCGGCGTGAGTCTGCAGGACGACCCAGCCCAGGCGCTCAAGGGACTCGTGCTGCCGGCCCTCGCCCTGGGCCTGGTCGGCGGCGCCGAGATCTGTCGCCAGGTGCGCAGCGCGATGGTCGAGAGCCTCTCGACCGACTACGTGCGCACCCACCGCGCGAAGGGCCTGTCCAACCGCAGCATCGTGTGGAAGCACGCGCTGAAGAACTCGAGCCTGCCGTTCGCCACCATCATCGGCCTGCAGGTGTCGCGACTCATCGGTGGCGCCGTCGTCGTCGAGGCCGTGTTCGGCCTGTCCGGCATCGGCTCGCTCGCCGTCGAGGCGACCAACCAGCGTGACTACGGCGTGATCCAGGCGGTCGTGTTCGTCGCCGCCGTGATCGTCCTGTTGACGAACCTCATCGTCGACGTCTCGTACCGTCTGCTCGACCCGAGGATCTCCTGATGACCGCTGTCGACACCACCGCCAACCTGGCCGCGGGCAACCCCACGCCCACGCGCCGGGCCCGCAAGGCCGGCCGCCTCTCGGTCGGCGTGAGCTACGCGATCCTGCTGCTCGTCCTGATCGTCGTGCTGTTCGCCAACTTCCTGGCGCCCTACGACCCGAACAAGCAGGACCTCAACGCGATCCTGCTGCCGATGAGCGGCGACCACTGGCTCGGCACCGACGACCTCGGCCGTGACGTGTTCAGCCGGATGCTCTACGGCACCCGCGTCTCGGTGCTGGCGGCGCTCCTCGCCGTCGCGATCTCGGTCGTGATCGGCCTGCCGCTGGGCATCGCCGCCGGCTGGCTCAGCGGAGCCACCGACCTCATCGTCATGCGCGTCGTCGACGCGGTCATGTCCTTCCCGGCGATCGTGCTGGCGATCGGCATCACCGCGACGATGGGGCCCGACATCACCACCGCGATGATCTCGGTCGGCATCGTGATGTCACCGGCGATCCTGCGGCTGGCCAGAGCCCAGACCATGGCGATCCGGTCCGAGACCTACATCGAGGCCGCGAAGTCGTTCGGTGCGCGCGGACTGCGACGCATGGTGCTGCCGCACGTGCTGCCCAACATCATCCAGCCGATCCTCGTCCAGGTCGCGGTGCTCATGGGCTTCGCCCTGATCGCCGAGGCCAGCCTGAGCTTCCTGCAGCTGGGCGTGCAGCCGCCGACCGCCTCGTGGGGCGCCGTGCTCTCGCGCGCCTACACGTTCCTGGACCAGGCGCCGATGCAGATCTTCATCCCCGGCATCGCCATCGCCGCCACGGTGTTCGCGTTCAACATCATCGGCGACGAGATTCAGCGACTCCTCGACCCGAAGCGGAAGTGAGCTCATGTCCGTCGTGTTCATCGCCAACCGCGGCGAGATCGCCGCGCGCATCCTGCGCACGGTCCGCGAGCAGGGCCACCGGGGCGCGGTCGCGTTCCCCGAGGTCGACGCCGACCTGCCCTACGTGGGCGCTGCCGACATCACGGTGGAGCTGTCCGGGCCTCGCGACTTCGGCGACGTCGAGGCGATGGTCGCGGCAGCACGCTCGGCCGGCGCCGAACTGGTGCACCCGGGCTACGGCTTCCTGTCGGAGAAGGCGGCGTTCGCCCGAGCCGTGGAGGCCGCTGGCATGGTCTTCGTCGGTCCGTCGCCCGACGTCATCGAGCTGATGGGCGACAAGGCCGGCGCCCGCGCCGCCGCGGTGCGGGCTGGCCTGTCGGTCGCCCCCGGCTCGGACGGCGCGGTCGAGACCGTGGAGGAGGCCCGCGCGGCCGCCGACGCGGCGGGATACCCCGTGATGCTCAAGGCCGTCGCCGGTGGCGGCGGCATCGGCATGTCCGTCGTGCGCGACGCGGATGCCCTCGACGCCGCGTTCGAGACCGTGACGAGCCGCGCCGGGTCCGTGTTCGGCGACCGGCGGGTCATCGTCGAGCGCTACCTCGAGCGCTCGCGCCACATCGAGGTGCAGGTCATGGGCCTGCCCGACGGGCGCGCCGTCGCCCTGTCCGAGCGCGACTGCTCGGTGCAGCGCCGCCACCAGAAGGTGGTCGAGGAGGCGCCCTCCCCGGCGCTCGACGCGGCGTCCCGCGCGAGCCTGCTGGAGCGGGCCGCTGCGCTGACCGAGGCCGTCGGCTACGTCGGCGCCGGCACGATCGAGTTCATCCACGACCTCGACTCGGGCGAGTCCTACT carries:
- a CDS encoding ABC transporter permease; translation: MTAVDTTANLAAGNPTPTRRARKAGRLSVGVSYAILLLVLIVVLFANFLAPYDPNKQDLNAILLPMSGDHWLGTDDLGRDVFSRMLYGTRVSVLAALLAVAISVVIGLPLGIAAGWLSGATDLIVMRVVDAVMSFPAIVLAIGITATMGPDITTAMISVGIVMSPAILRLARAQTMAIRSETYIEAAKSFGARGLRRMVLPHVLPNIIQPILVQVAVLMGFALIAEASLSFLQLGVQPPTASWGAVLSRAYTFLDQAPMQIFIPGIAIAATVFAFNIIGDEIQRLLDPKRK
- a CDS encoding ABC transporter permease — translated: MRILRVVGTCLLSAIPTLILATLIVFMLQRLIPGDPAVAIAGEYATPENLERIRQDLGLDQSLITQYLTWIGGAFTGDLGTSYQTGESISALVMQRLPLTLILTTMALFVAVAVGLPSGVWAAQKVDTTFDRFLTTGATFGIAIPNFWLGMMLIIVFALNLGWFPGPGGVSLQDDPAQALKGLVLPALALGLVGGAEICRQVRSAMVESLSTDYVRTHRAKGLSNRSIVWKHALKNSSLPFATIIGLQVSRLIGGAVVVEAVFGLSGIGSLAVEATNQRDYGVIQAVVFVAAVIVLLTNLIVDVSYRLLDPRIS
- a CDS encoding ABC transporter ATP-binding protein, producing the protein MPLLEVEGLQVHFGRDDIRVQALHDVDLTIEQGEIVGLVGESGSGKTVTSLALMGLLDPKTAHITGRAVLDGKPLWDEDGKRRTPRSDVPMAMVFQEPMTALDPVFTVGSQLMETLRIRRGMAKSAARAEALSLLDAVGISDPKARLRAYPHELSGGMRQRVMIAIALACDPKLLIADEPTTAVDVTIQAQLLDLIKSLAKERGMSVLFVTHDLGVVSETCDRMITMYAGRIVERGPVDQVLKSPGHPYTAGLLAALPSTESRGGRLATIPGRVPPPGERVEGCVFRPRCPYAREECTQPQELIPLTDLREVRCIRSPELDFEGVAS
- a CDS encoding acetyl-CoA carboxylase biotin carboxylase subunit; the encoded protein is MSVVFIANRGEIAARILRTVREQGHRGAVAFPEVDADLPYVGAADITVELSGPRDFGDVEAMVAAARSAGAELVHPGYGFLSEKAAFARAVEAAGMVFVGPSPDVIELMGDKAGARAAAVRAGLSVAPGSDGAVETVEEARAAADAAGYPVMLKAVAGGGGIGMSVVRDADALDAAFETVTSRAGSVFGDRRVIVERYLERSRHIEVQVMGLPDGRAVALSERDCSVQRRHQKVVEEAPSPALDAASRASLLERAAALTEAVGYVGAGTIEFIHDLDSGESYFLEMNTRLQVEHPVTEAVHDVDLVAWQLRIASGDSTVPAFHAEPRGHAIEVRLYAEDSERFLPRPGAIETWEMPSGEGVRVDSGYAPGTKVTPFFDPLLAKVIVWGRDRDEALERARDAMDRTTIVGPGSNVEFLRRVLAEPEFVGATHDTGIVGRMTSAAVR
- a CDS encoding ABC transporter ATP-binding protein — encoded protein: MTTPLLSLEDVSVRFPVGRRRHVTAVDGVTLELREGETLGLIGESGSGKSTVARAAMGLVPISGGTVRWRGEDVSTYNAKQRRAFSESVQMVFQDPHSALDPRRTILQSVREPMDVMGRGDKKDREQVAAKALDDVGLPSQMLKRYPHQLSGGQKQRANIARALVTDPKVLVCDESVAALDVALQAEILNLLQDLKAEYELTVLFISHDLSVVSYLADRINVMYLGNIVENASTESLVGQALHPYSEALLSAQPLVHDSSVGRRITLQGDIPSPLNPPPGCRFNTRCQFAQDRCRETKPDLLPVLPGHSSACLRVDELYGERIGKTVSA